The Verrucomicrobiales bacterium genome includes the window CTCGGATCGTTCGCGGGATTCATTACAATCTACATTCTTGTAAGACTCCACGATCCTCCGACGTATTCTTTGGTAGGGTAGCTTGCAAAGTCTACCAGCCCGAACGGTGAAATCCGCCCGATCTATGCTAGGGGCTTCGCCGAACATGACCGATGAGCACGAGTTTTCACTTGCGGGTAAAATCGCCCGAGACTTCAAGTCAGGCAGACACACGAGGACGCACTCCAGATTGCGTTCGCATAGTGCCGACTTCGCGCAATGAGCCCGTGGCTGTGAGTAGATGAGTTTGATGAATCGTGGTTTCGGTTTACAAACACCAATGATTCCAATGTTTTCAGAATTGACTCCAAATCGCTCATAAATTGATGAATGCAACTTCCACCTCCTGGGATTTCACTTGACCAACCGCGGCGTGAGTGTTTTGGATAAATAAAAAGGGGGTTTATTGTCCCTGACAATTCAATACCTTTCGATCCGGCCTGAAGTTGAATCCGGTCTGAGGAATCGAGAACTGTTGCTGAAGCAAGCTACAAAACCATGGGACGAAAAAGCTCAAAGGCAGAATCCAGACCAGATGTCTTGATAGGGCTTGTCGGCGCTGCTGGTCGTTCCTTGGCTATGGTGGAAAGTAAAGGAACGCGCCATGTCTTAGAATTTGGGCCCTTAGCCATGCGAGTGAACCGAGATCTACAAGCGGATCTTGAGCACGCATTTCATGCAATAGCACTGCGCCTAAAACTTAGGTCCGTTGCAGAGCTTGCTTCAAACACGAGATCCGCTTGCGTTGCTATGTCCGGCATCTTCGATGATTCAGAGAAACGAGTCATTAGAAGGTTTTTGACCGAGATGTGCTTTGCAGATGATCAAGTCAATGTTTGCGAGGATGTTTGTGCCACAATGGCCGCGCACCGAATTGACTATGGAGGGCTCATTACAGTTTCCACAGGTTCCAATGTTGCGTTCTTCGCTTCTTTACAAAAATATGTGAGCGTAGGATGTTGGGGGAGCGAGTTGGCTGACCAGGGAAGTGGATACTACCTAGGCCGGGAGGCGCTAATACGCATTATCGACAGCAAGGATGGTAGAAGGTCGGCCACGGACACGTTTAAGAACGAAGTACTCCAGCACCTTGGTCTGGCCCGAGAGCAGGAAATAGTTCACTGGTTCTATGAAGTACGCGACACAAACTTCTGGCGGAAGCGAATAGCCGATATCGCGATAGTGATTTCTCATTTGGCAAAAACGGGGGATACAACAGCACGTCAAATCCTTGAATGCGGAAGAGCTGAGATCATAAAATCCGTCAAAGCGGGACTGGATGCTGCAGCTAGGTCCTGCCTCAAGGACCCTAGTCGCAATAGTGAATCACCATTGCAAATCGTTCTAGCCGGAGCACTTGCAAAGCAGCGCGATTGCTATCGAAATGTTATCATAAAGGAGGTGGAGAGATTCTTCAATGCTTTCCAAACTCATGCTTATCCAGACTCACACGCTCCGCTTGCGGCCGGATTTACAATCATCGATAAACCTGTCAAAGCCGAGGAAGGAGCCCTAACAATCGCCAAGTGCGCAAGGAGCTTTCGCCAAGACAAGGGAAGGATAAGCTAACTCTTAGCCGATCGAACATCATGCCAAGTAACAGCGATGCCCAGCCGAAGATCCAACTGAAGCTTTCAAGGCTTAACGAGCTAGCGCGAGTTACTACGGAGATAAGCTCACTCCTGGCGGATGCAATCCAGATGATGCAGAAGGAAGCCGCTGGTTACCCCCCGGTGTTCGCCTTGGACTTCGAGATCCTACACTCCTACCTATTCCCTAGCCTCCAGACGACAAAGTCTAAGGCTAGTTATATCCTCGTTCGTTACATTATCGACAATTCACCAGCGCGTTTCGTGCTACCTCCCGGTTGTATCTCGGAGCTCATTAGCTGGATATCAAGGATCGCTCCTCTGGCCGAGAGAGTTCGCCAACATTTTACTGAGACACATCCCTCTCAACTTGATGAAAACAAACGTTCAGAGGTCTACCAGTTATACGAGACCCTGATCCAGGACAAAGACATGGGAAAGATGAGAGGCAACATCGATCAGCTTGCGTTTGTGTTATCTCCGATTATTACCGAGTATTTTAGTGGTTATCGCAAGCTAGAGCAGTTGATATACAAGGGACGTATTGTAAGCATGAGTTCGGTCGCTCATGGATGGGAACAATCATATGATAAAACATCAGCTGAGCGGCTATCCGTGTCAATCAACGCAAGGTCAAGGGTTAACAGGCCGCGGAGCTCAAACCGGAACGACGGCTCAAATGTAGCGACAGTCTGGGCATGCGATAACTTACTGTTTCTTCAGCGACTTCCCCACGCATCCGCGAGATCGCCAAAACACGCACTGAGATTACTCACAGCAACAGAGTGTATATTGAACATCCCCAAGAAGGACTTCGGTCAGGACCGCGTAGCTTCCCTGCTTGGATTGTACTCTGGGTTCTGTGAGTCCGCCGCAACTCCGTGGTTGATCTGTCACCTGCTTTCTGCGGTTTTGCATACCGCGATCCGAGCTTCCTATGGTTCTGTCGACGCTTGTATTAAAGCCGTCACGTCGGATTTTGTCGAACTTTCAAGACTACGCTTAAAGTGGGATGAATTCTTCGTAACTCAGTCAGCTTCGAGCGAGGTAGGCAGCGCCGCGCCACAGCGATTCCTTACAGAGATCTCTTTCCCAGACCGAGCATATCGCTGGTACAATCGCGTAAGAACGGTTCTTCAGAACCATCAGGCTGAGGCAAGGACGCCAACTGAGACAGAGTGCTTGCCTGGTGATGTGCAAAATGTCGACTTCCGGAGCGCTTGGCCCGTCCCAGATCGAGCGTCTCCGGCCTTCATCGGCAGAGACTTGCATGAAGTCAACTCGAGTCAAATCTTGGAAGTCTTCGGCATCTCTGTGAGCCGGAAAGGTGACCCCACGGGAGGACACCATTCCCTGTCGATCGAGTGTGCTGAACATGAAACCCAGCTTGTTTCAGCAGAGTTTGATCAAGAAACTGGGTTTGGGACAATCGGGTGGCCTATACGTGGAGACCGAAAGGCCCTGAATGAAACTTTGAACCGTGCCTGTCTCCTCTGGTCGAGCGAAGGCAGCATTGAATGCACTTTCCCATTTCCGTTTAAAGCGCCCACGCGAAGTCACTCCTCCACCAAGAGCGAACCTAGCAAGACAATAGTGGTGGGGCAGCTACCTCACCGTTCCGTTTTTCGAATAGAGGACTTTGCTCTCCCAGGGGATCGGTTTGGCCTATCCCGCGAGGATCTCATGCATCCAGTGCGCGTCTCGATCTTGCGCCGAATTGCCGATATCCACATCGAGACACTCTGCTTTCTGCCTGGACAACCAAAACGGTTAGTTCTGAACATAGCTCTACAAAGATTTGAGATTGCAGACTGTTCAGAGTTTTTCATGGCTTCTCACCTTTGGTCTGGAAACAGATCGCTTCTGAGGCAAATATATTCGGTAATCACGAAAAGTATTCCTCAACGCAATCCTGCCCAACTAGAATAGTACCTCCATTGGTCTATGAAGACAGATCGATCAACCACCACCACTTCCCCAAACAATCCTTTCCTTCCTTCCGTAGTCGCACTTCGCCCTGCCGCGTGAGTTATGCCATTTGCACACCACAAACCACAGGCCTCCTGGGACCTGCTCGTTAAGCATGCAATTCAGGAGGATCCCTGGGTTAGGATGGAGACAGCGCAGGACGAAATGGCCGATGCCTCTATCCTAGTGTGTGTGCCACGAGATGGTGTGGCGAGAGCCTCACCTCTAGACCCGACATTTGCTTGCACTCTAAAAGACGATGACATCCTGATATACGCCAAGAATGAGGCTGGCGAAACCTTACACCTCTTTTTTCGGGTCAAAATCAGTGGTGTCGGCAGTGGTTGGTTAGTTGCTAAAGAGGGGAAACCTTATAACGCAGTGGTAAGAGAGAAGCTTCCGCCTTGGGTCAGCGCGCAGCTTGGCTTAGGCATAGGTCCGAACCTTAAGCCTGCGTTTTGTTCTTGGATTGGCAAAGCGGTTCCCGAGCCGCCTGGTGAGATACAGGAGATCGACACGAGGTTTATGCTCAAAGTTGACTATCTCTTCCTTACTTATCCCGAAGTAGAGTTGATGACCGATTCTCTAGGCAATCCGTCGGAGGAGGCCTTTAGCCAACATAACAGACTGCGGACAATAACTATAAACGCTTGACTACACTCCTGTATGGATGTCGAGAAAATTCTCTTCTCAAACTTTGGGCTCTTATTTACTTCTGCGCTGTCGGCCGCAGGGGAATCCTGGGACCGGCTTCTGCTTGGAGATAGGGAGGCGTCCAATGAATCGATGCTAAACCAGATGCGTTACGCCACAGCGTGCGGAAGTTACGTCATCAACGCATTAGCACTGACTGGTTCCCTTTACATCTACGGTTGGTTTTTAAGGCCTGGCTATTTGGGAGTCATACTACTAGCCGGATTAATGTGGTTTGTTGGATTTCTCAAACTTTATCGAATGAAGAGAATCAGGTTTATAGACTTACCTCCTTTTCCACGACGGTTCTATCAGATGGCACCGCTTTTGTTCCTATTGTTGAAAATCGCTGCTGAGCACTTTTGATGAAAAGCCTCGTCCAGGAACCATGGACGCTTTCCAGATTTTCAGCAAACCACTGCTCTAGGATTGTTGTTGGAACGACAGCGCTCCCGGAAAGGGATTCAGTGGGCCGGTGGGAGGCGGTGAGATTTCGATCAGAACGGCCACCTCATTTTTGGTTAGCGTCACAAGTTGAAAAGGTGCATTTTGAGGATGGGATTGGACACGAAAACTAGAGTTCAGAAATCAATTGTATTACGGTTCTCTTCTGTGCCGGGTTGGTAACTGCGACAAATGAGATGTTCTCTCTCGATCTGAAGAACGACACGGACAGCTCCCCTTCCCTCCAAAGCCAAGCATTCCTCAGATGAGCCGTGCTAGCAGCCTGCAATTCAACAAGACTTAGAACGGATGCCGCAGCAGTTTCCACCTCAACTCGAACTTCTGAGGAAGAGACTGAGGTTCCCGAGGTTATCATCGCAGCACTTTTGATTTCCAACACAACGTAGTTACCCTTGTTTACATGACGATTAGTTTAAGATATAAAGTAGACAGTATTATGTATATGATTAGGCCAAAAACGTCAACGCACACCACCCGCATAGCTGGGAAGCATCATTCGTACCACAGGTAAATCGACCTAACGTCTGCCATGTTTTCAACCACTCGTTTATTGGCAGCTTCGGTTCCTCTTTGGTCGGAATCTACGTTGGCATCCATTTTGAGAGCAAGCTCTTACGAACATTTCATTCAACTAGGATTTGGATCGGTCGAATTCATCCGTGGAACACGCATTCCACATTGCCCGCCGGTTCCTCATTCGAGCTGGGGAGAAGTTGCCATCGGGAGGTTAATTTGTCTGGAGCCTTTAGCGAACTAAGCTCAAAACTAGCCACTTGAGTCTTGCCGGTGGGGGAAAATTCAGCCGCATGAAGAGTCTGTCGTGTCGTCGCAGGAAGCAGGAGCGGCCCGGCTATGGGGTCACTCCCCTGATGGTCAAGAATCGCACGCTGAAAATCTCCAACCTTCCCTGAAAAAAGTCTTCGGAGGGGGCGGAGTTTTGCTTTCAGAGAATCCCGTCTGCGCGGTCCACCACAATTTGCATTACCCCCCCCCCATTTGAGTCGCCTCAACTTGAGGTGGAGCACATGAAGGCCCATCCCGAACGAGGCTCACCTTCCGTATTCTTCTAATGGGGGAAGTTCCACATTTGCGTGTTTCGCGTAAGCACGGTGAACAGCAGTGCTTGAATGGCCCAGAGCTTCCTGAGCATACCTCTCGGGGTATCCAATAGACTTGGCACGTTCGGCCCAAGCGTATCTGTAAGAGTGAAGACTTATCCCTGCGATCCCCAGGCCCTTGCACTTCGAGTAGAATTTCGCCGCTCGTTCCTCAGATCGAAGTTTGCACCAATTTGGAAAGAGCGGTCCACTGTTCGGCAACGTCCGCAAAATCCCCGCGACTTCATCTCCGAATCGCAAGACGGCGGGCATCCCGTTTTTACGACGTCGATAGCTGATCGTCTTCTTGTGCCAGTCGATGTTTTCGGCGACCAACGAGGCACAATCAATCTGAGATGCTCCGACATGCCACAAAAGTTGTAGGAAGGCTTTGCGCTCGGGATCCTTCTCGGAGGTGACTATCCGTTGATGTTCCTCCAGTGTCACACCTCGCTTGTCCTTGAACTTCATGCGTGGCCACTGCTTCACCGGCAACACGGGCCAAGGCAACCAACCCATCTGATGAGCGAAGCTGTGTAAGCGGCGAAGGTAGTTGTTGGTGGAGACGGTACCTTTCTGGATCGCGGCCAGAATGTGCTCGGGCTGTGTCTGCAGCACCGGCAGATCTCGGAATGTCTCAAGCGCAGGCTGCTTTAGTCCTCGTTCATAACGAGCAGCAGTACTCGGATCTTTCCCGACTTTTGATCTCACCAGCGCATCCATCACATCTTTCCAGGTTCGCGTAGCAACCGTCGGATCCGCCGCAGAGAGATAGGTGCGCGCCAGGTGAATATTGAAAGCAGGATGATAGGCGGATTCGTTTTTGGCGTTGAGCAGTCGAACCGCCTCGGCTTTGTCGGAGGTCCCGAGGCTCTCCTGCTTGTTCGTGATGCGGTCCTGGGCGTAGTAACGACCGCTGGCACCCCGTCGATACAATCGGTATCTTGGCTTCATAATTTTGTCAGTTATGAGCCTAAGGCGCTGAAGCCAGTCCGTGTTAGCGAGCGGTGGCGGAGTACCGCCATCCTTATCCAGAGCTACTCCGGAGTAGCTCCGCCGCTGGCTAAACTGCTGGCAGAGCCCGCTAGAACAAAAAGCAACCGGTTGATGCACACGCACCTCGGTTGAGGAAGAAAGGGCCGAGACGGCCCACGCTACATCATCAAAACGCGGCGACCGGGCCTAGGCTCAGCAGCTGCAGATGGGGCTTCTTCGCCGCTTTAGACGCATCCAAGTCCACCCGGAAGACCGCCATCCAGTCATTGGCCTCCTCGGGATCGACCAGAATCTGCTCCAGGGCCCAGGTATTCCCCTGCTCGGCCGGCTTCACGAACGTAAACCGCAGGTTACGCGCGTTGGGATCGAGACTAAAATATTCATGGCTGGTGTAATACTGGTCCAACCTCACCTTAAACTCACGTTCGGTCCACTCAACGCCCTCCGCATTGACCGGCACGGAGAGCCATCCGCAGGCGGCCTCGTAGTCCTGCGACCGAAGCGCCCCCAGGAAACCGAAAACATACTGCCGCACCTGACGCGTGAACTCCTTGGTGTCCTGAGTGTATTCCAACGGAGGTGGCGCCGCCCCCTCGCCCAAAGCCGATCGCGATCCGGCCGCCGTCGCCTCCACCGTTGCATCAGGATTCCGAATCCGAGCCCACTCCTCAAAGAGACTCGTGTCCACCTGCTCCAGCATCGTGCCGAAAAACAGCTCCACCTCGCGCACTGTGTCGGTACGGGCGGAGTCGGGAACCGTCTGTGCCATCGTTCGATAAACGCTGGCCAGATGCCTCAGTAACAGGCCCTCAGCTCGATTCAGTTCGTAGTCTTTGATGTAGTCATTAAAGGACCGGAAGTTTTCATACATCTCCCGGGCGATGCTCTTGGGACGGATATTTTCCTGACCCAGCCAGGGATGCTTGGCGGCAAAGTCGTTAAAGGTGCTATAGATGAACTCGCGGTTCGGTTTGGGATACTCTAGCTCCTCCAGCTTCGCGATGCGTTCCTCGTAGGGAATACCCTCCTGCTTCATCTCGCCCATGGCCCGCGTCTTCACGCGATCCAGCTGCTTGCGCAGGATCGCCTCGGGGTTCTCCAGAATGGATTCCACCAGCGTCAGGAGAACCAGGTGATAGTCCGCCGCGTTGGGGTCGATCAGCTTGAGAGTATCTATGAGGTAGAGGGACAGGGACTCATTGAGCGAGAAATCATCCTGCAGCTCCACATTCAGCCGCAGCCGCTTCGCACCGCCGGTTCCCTTGGGTGACAGCTCGATGATTTTTCGGTCTACCAACGAGCGGAACAGTTGCCAGCCGCGGGTGCGATGCGCCTCCTTGGCCTTGGGAGACTCATGCGATTCTCGAACCAGTCGCTGCATGGCCCGGCAGCCATCCTCGTTCTCACGGCTGAGCACGTTCAGCAACATTCCGTGGGTGATTTGAAACCGTGAGACCAGGGGTTCCGGGGAGGCGGATTTCAAACGTTCAAACGTCTTTGGATCCCACGAGATAAAGTTATGCTCCGGAGGCTTGCGCTTCACGAAGTTCTTTTTTCCATCGCGCTCGGCTTTTTGGGTGAGGCGCAGATTCTCAATGACATGCTCCGGGGCCTGGGCAACTACCCATCCTTGCGAGTCGAAGCCGCGTCGGCCCGCCCGACCTGCGATCTGATGAAAATCACGAACCGTCAGAATCGAAGTCTTCTGGCCGTCGAATTTGCACAGCTGGGTGAACAGCACCGTCCGGATGGGCACATTAACTCCCACGCCCAAGGTGTCGGTGCCGCAGATGATCTTCAGCAGTCCCTTTTGGGCCAGCTGTTCAACCAGGATCCGGTACTTGGGCAACAGCCCGGCATGATGCACTCCCACGCCATGCTTGAGGTACTTTTGAAGGTCTTTTCCGAAGGGGCTGGTGAAGCGGGTTCCACGCAGCGCTTCCGTCAGGACCCCCTTTTCCTCGCGAGTGCAGAAGTTCAGACTCATGAAGTTCTGTGCGCTCTGAACGGCGTCATTCTGGGTGAAATGAACCAGGTAGACCGGGGCCTTGCCATTCTGGACCAACTGCTCCACCGCTTCGGCGAGCGGAACTTCGGAATAGTCGAAGGCCAGCGGGACCGGACGATCGGCGGACTTGACGATGGTGGTCTCCGCGCGCGTCAGCCGGGTCAGTTCCCGGGCGAAGAACTCCGTCTCCCCCAAGGTGGCCGACATGAGCAAGAAGCGGGCATTGGACATGGTCAGGAGCGGGACTTGCCAGGCGACCCCGCGATCGCGGTCCGAGTAATAATGAAACTCGTCCATGATCACTTCGGAAAAGCCGGTTTTGTCACCGTGCCGCAGGGCCAGGTTCGACAGGATCTCCGCGGTGCAGCAGAGGATGGGGGCCTCGCGATTAACCGTCGCATCGCCAGTGGCCATGCCGACATTGTCAGGCCCGAACTCCTGGCAGAGCGCCAGGAATTTCTCGTTCACCAGGGCTTTAATGGGGCAGGTGTAAACCGACCGGCGCCCCTGGGCGACCGAGAGAAAGTGGAGCGCGGCGGCCACCAAGGACTTCCCGGATCCGGTGGGAGTGTTCAAAATGACATTCTTCCGTTCGTAGAGTTCCAGAATGGCGTTTTCCTGGGCCGGGTAGAGGGACAGGTTCTTGGAGGTGACGTAATCCAGAAACGCATCCAGGGCAGCGTCGGAGCTGG containing:
- a CDS encoding tyrosine-type recombinase/integrase, encoding MKPRYRLYRRGASGRYYAQDRITNKQESLGTSDKAEAVRLLNAKNESAYHPAFNIHLARTYLSAADPTVATRTWKDVMDALVRSKVGKDPSTAARYERGLKQPALETFRDLPVLQTQPEHILAAIQKGTVSTNNYLRRLHSFAHQMGWLPWPVLPVKQWPRMKFKDKRGVTLEEHQRIVTSEKDPERKAFLQLLWHVGASQIDCASLVAENIDWHKKTISYRRRKNGMPAVLRFGDEVAGILRTLPNSGPLFPNWCKLRSEERAAKFYSKCKGLGIAGISLHSYRYAWAERAKSIGYPERYAQEALGHSSTAVHRAYAKHANVELPPLEEYGR
- a CDS encoding DUF3516 domain-containing protein; translated protein: MPAPVHPLYERLLQLRQASSDAALDAFLDYVTSKNLSLYPAQENAILELYERKNVILNTPTGSGKSLVAAALHFLSVAQGRRSVYTCPIKALVNEKFLALCQEFGPDNVGMATGDATVNREAPILCCTAEILSNLALRHGDKTGFSEVIMDEFHYYSDRDRGVAWQVPLLTMSNARFLLMSATLGETEFFARELTRLTRAETTIVKSADRPVPLAFDYSEVPLAEAVEQLVQNGKAPVYLVHFTQNDAVQSAQNFMSLNFCTREEKGVLTEALRGTRFTSPFGKDLQKYLKHGVGVHHAGLLPKYRILVEQLAQKGLLKIICGTDTLGVGVNVPIRTVLFTQLCKFDGQKTSILTVRDFHQIAGRAGRRGFDSQGWVVAQAPEHVIENLRLTQKAERDGKKNFVKRKPPEHNFISWDPKTFERLKSASPEPLVSRFQITHGMLLNVLSRENEDGCRAMQRLVRESHESPKAKEAHRTRGWQLFRSLVDRKIIELSPKGTGGAKRLRLNVELQDDFSLNESLSLYLIDTLKLIDPNAADYHLVLLTLVESILENPEAILRKQLDRVKTRAMGEMKQEGIPYEERIAKLEELEYPKPNREFIYSTFNDFAAKHPWLGQENIRPKSIAREMYENFRSFNDYIKDYELNRAEGLLLRHLASVYRTMAQTVPDSARTDTVREVELFFGTMLEQVDTSLFEEWARIRNPDATVEATAAGSRSALGEGAAPPPLEYTQDTKEFTRQVRQYVFGFLGALRSQDYEAACGWLSVPVNAEGVEWTEREFKVRLDQYYTSHEYFSLDPNARNLRFTFVKPAEQGNTWALEQILVDPEEANDWMAVFRVDLDASKAAKKPHLQLLSLGPVAAF